In one Brienomyrus brachyistius isolate T26 chromosome 7, BBRACH_0.4, whole genome shotgun sequence genomic region, the following are encoded:
- the spra gene encoding sepiapterin reductase a, whose product MTAPVSRDFGRALCIITGASKGFGRTLALQVYSLLKPNSVLLLVARSSDKLNELRADLASSEPDRAGLVIRCVVADLGEKEGIEETLRAARETPSTDIDHLLLINNAASLGDVSRMATSFTDPREVDSYLSLNVSSALSLTAGLLGAFPQQPGLRRCVVNVSSLCALQPFPSWVLYCTGKAARDMMFQVLAKEEPDLRVLSYAPGPLDTEMHVQARSTSRDPELRKTLIALHDEGKLLTCGESAAKLMKLLLEDGYQSGAHIDFYDL is encoded by the exons ATGACTGCTCCAGTCTCCAGGGACTTTGGTCGAGCACTGTGTATAATTACCGGCGCTTCAAAGGGCTTTGGTCGGACTCTTGCTTTACAAGTATACAGTTTGCTCAAACCAAATTCTGTTCTTCTCTTGGTAGCCCGATCCAGTGATAAACTGAATGAGCTTCGGGCAGATCTTGCGAGCTCGGAACCAGATCGGGCTGGGCTGGTCATACGTTGTGTGGTAGCTGATTTAGGAGAGAAAGAAGGGATTGAGGAAACACTGAGGGCAGCCAGAGAGACGCCTTCTACAGATATAGATCATCTATTACTGATCAATAATGCGG CTTCTCTGGGTGATGTGTCCCGGATGGCCACTAGCTTCACAGACCCCAGGGAAGTGGACTCCTATCTCTCTTTAAATGTGAGCTCTGCCCTCAGCCTGACCGCGGGGCTGCTGGGGGCTTTCCCACAGCAGCCCGGGCTGCGGCGCTGCGTGGTCAATGTCAGCTCGCTGTGCGCCCTGCAGCCTTTCCCCTCCTGGGTCCTGTACTGCACCGGCAAGGCAGCCCGCGACATGATGTTCCAGGTGCTAGCCAAAGAAGAGCCCGACCTTCGTGTGCTCAGCTACGCCCCAG GTCCTCTCGACACAGAGATGCACGTACAGGCTCGATCCACTTCGCGAGACCCGGAGCTGAGGAAGACGCTGATTGCCCTGCATGACGAAGGCAAGCTGCTGACCTGCGGCGAGTCTGCTGCCAAGCTGATGAAGCTGCTGCTGGAGGATGGCTACCAGTCTGGTGCTCACATTGATTTTTATGACCTGTAG
- the LOC125746625 gene encoding histone-lysine N-methyltransferase SMYD1-like: MSLLLWSGEQWGVSKYRACISLASSNSSSTSTVLSSVLRSLISDMTLVTMENVEVFDTEKKGRGLRATKDLAAGQVVFAEPSLAAVVFDSLSQQVCHSCFRRQDKLHRCAQCRFAHYCDRTCQRACWEEHKQECTAIKKCGKAPNENVRLAARILWRIERSGSIISDGQLTTVEQLQDHVTDMAPNDLKELKVNVHDFLDYWPHNSQKHGVDSISHIFGVINCNGFTLSDQRGLQAVGVGLFPNLCLVNHNCWPNCTVILNHGNQMPLNALFHTQRRIELRTLERISEGDELTVSYIDFLNVSSERQRILRQQYFFDCTCQHCTEHLKDDLMMAVKDSNKKSDQDVKEVTEFNVKTLEKIEKARIEGNYKEVVKLGRETLERLEPVLGDTNLYLLRVLSVASEVLSYLHDFSEAAGYARRMVEGYMKLYHPNNAQLGMATMRAGVTLWQAGQIEAGHSMLCKANGILMITHGPSHSITKDLEAIRLQAEMELQMFQQNEAAYYSLREAALKRQPMSNLAEPLDDNVRKLFRGK, from the exons ATGAGCTTGCTGCTTTGGTCAGGTGAGCAGTGGGGTGTGAGTAAGTACCGTGCGTGTATCTCCTTGGCCAGTAGCAACAGCAGTAGCACCTCCACTGTCCTCTCTTCTGTGCTTCGGAGCCTCATCTCAGACATGACTCTGGTCACTATGGAGAACGTGGAGGTCTTTGATACAGAGAAGAAAGGTCGAGGCCTCAGGGCCACCAAGGACCTTGCAGCAGGTCAGGTGGTCTTCGCTGAGCCCAGCCTTGCAGCCGTGGTGTTTGACAG TCTTTCCCAGCAGGTGTGCCACAGCTGTTTCCGACGCCAGGACAAGCTGCATCGCTGTGCTCAGTGCAGATTTGCTCATTACTGCGACCGGACATGCCAGCGTGCCTGCTGGGAGGAGCATAAGCAGGAGTGCACTGCCATTAAGAAGTGTGGCAAGGCACCCAATGAGAACGTCCG CCTGGCTGCCCGCATACTCTGGCGCATAGAGAGGAGCGGCAGCATCATATCCGACGGCCAGCTCACCACAGTGGAACAGCTGCAGGACCATGTGACAGACATGGCTCCCAATGACCTGAAGGAGCTCAAGGTCAACGTCCATGACTTTCTGGACTACTGGCCCCATAATAGCCAGAAACATGGTGTGGACAGCATCTCACACATTTTTGGTGTG ATTAATTGTAACGGCTTCACCTTGAGTGACCAGAGGGGGCTGCAAGCGgttggtgtgggtttgtttcCCAACCTGTGTTTGGTTAACCACAACTGCTGGCCCAACTGCACTGTTATCCTCAATCATGGCAA TCAGATGCCTCTGAACGCTCTGTTTCACACCCAGAGGAG GATCGAGCTGCGGACCCTGGAGAGAATCTCTGAAGGGGATGAGCTGACAGTGAGCTACATTGACTTCCTCAATGTGTCCTCAGAGCGCCAGCGCATTCTTAGACAGCAGTACTTCTTTGATTGCACCTGTCAGCACTGCACTGAGCACCTGAAAGATGACCTCATGATGGCTGTCAAAGACAGCAATAAG AAATCGGATCAAGATGTGAAGGAAGTAACAGAGTTTAACGTAAAGACACTGGAGAAGATTGAAAAGGCTCGCATTGAGGGTAACTACAAAGAG GTGGTTAAATTGGGCCGGGAGACCCTGGAGCGGCTGGAGCCAGTGCTGGGGGACACAAATCTCTACCTGCTGAGAGTCTTGAGCGTAGCCAGTGAGGTGCTGTCATATCTGCATGATTTCTCTGAGGCAGCTGGCTATGCGCGCAGGATGGTAGAGGGATACAT GAAACTATATCATCCAAATAATGCCCAGCTGGGCATGGCCACAATGCGGGCTGGAGTGACCCTCTGGCAGGCAGGCCAGATCGAGGCTGGTCACAGTATGTTATGTAAGGCTAACGGCATCCTCATGATCACCCACGGACCCTCCCACTCCATCACCAAGGACTTGGAG GCCATACGGCTGCAGGCTGAGATGGAGCTGCAGATGTTCCAGCAGAATGAAGCTGCATACTATAGCCTACGGGAGGCGGCGCTCAAGAGGCAGCCAATGAGCAACCTGGCAGAGCCGCTAGACGATAACGTCAGGAAGCTGTTTCGTGGGAAATGA